In Pedobacter sp. W3I1, one DNA window encodes the following:
- a CDS encoding glycosyl hydrolase family 28 protein produces the protein MKHLFNITRCFVAIGLILLGAPSLTAQTKPILKAYPAPASVPQNTDFTVKVRMPGQPWQDLPEYAVMVDRVKGLDHSVEKASMAYFDFSGAVEISVQFNKGAISTSRIRPLSYHIPNKVSGRTITFKLEKPANLSVEVNGDLFHNLHLFANPVETFIPDSTDKNVVFFGPGLHEIPKGKLKVLSGKTVYVAGGAVLKGQILIDKVENVKVLGRGMIDHSIKGAIKIANSKNIEIDGLFGTQCFTGGSDNVTIRNFKCMSYYKWGDGMNVISSNNVLIDGVFNRNSDDCTTVYGTRLGFTGGCKNVTMRNSTLWADVAHPILIGTHRNTPRPEVLENLSYINIDILDHKEPQVDYQGCMSINAGDSNLIRNVRFEDIRVEDFREGQLVNLRVFFNPKYCTSPGRGIENVLFKNVSYHGKNAKPSIILGYDDQRKVKNIVFEDLRLNGVLFSDDMPGKPAWFKTSDMAGMFVGDHVDGVIFRRTGK, from the coding sequence ATGAAGCATTTATTCAACATCACAAGATGTTTTGTTGCCATAGGTTTAATCCTATTGGGCGCACCGTCTTTAACTGCACAAACCAAGCCGATATTAAAAGCATATCCTGCACCAGCATCCGTTCCGCAGAATACCGATTTTACTGTTAAAGTTCGGATGCCTGGACAACCCTGGCAGGATCTCCCTGAATATGCCGTAATGGTTGACCGGGTCAAGGGATTGGACCATTCAGTAGAAAAAGCCTCAATGGCCTATTTTGATTTTTCAGGGGCAGTAGAGATTTCCGTACAATTTAATAAAGGTGCTATCAGTACCTCGCGGATACGTCCGCTTTCCTATCATATTCCGAATAAAGTATCGGGCAGGACAATTACCTTTAAACTGGAGAAACCCGCAAATCTTTCTGTTGAGGTAAACGGTGATCTTTTTCACAACCTTCACCTCTTTGCAAATCCCGTAGAAACGTTCATTCCTGATAGTACAGATAAAAATGTTGTTTTTTTTGGACCCGGTTTACATGAAATTCCCAAAGGGAAATTAAAGGTTTTATCCGGAAAAACCGTATATGTTGCTGGCGGCGCTGTTCTTAAGGGGCAGATCCTGATCGACAAGGTTGAAAATGTTAAGGTTCTCGGAAGGGGAATGATCGACCACTCCATTAAAGGCGCCATCAAGATTGCGAATTCCAAAAATATCGAAATAGACGGGCTCTTCGGTACCCAGTGTTTTACAGGAGGATCAGACAACGTAACCATACGCAACTTTAAATGCATGAGCTACTATAAATGGGGCGACGGCATGAATGTTATTTCAAGTAATAACGTACTCATTGATGGCGTTTTTAACCGTAATTCCGACGACTGTACTACCGTTTATGGTACCCGGCTGGGATTTACCGGAGGCTGTAAAAATGTGACCATGCGCAATTCTACCCTTTGGGCTGATGTTGCCCACCCTATTCTCATTGGGACCCATAGGAATACGCCCCGGCCCGAAGTGCTGGAAAACCTGAGCTATATCAATATCGATATTTTGGACCATAAAGAGCCACAGGTCGATTATCAGGGCTGTATGAGCATCAATGCCGGCGACAGTAATCTGATCCGCAATGTCCGGTTCGAGGATATCAGGGTTGAAGACTTCAGGGAAGGCCAGTTGGTTAATCTCCGGGTGTTTTTCAATCCCAAATATTGTACTTCTCCTGGCCGTGGTATTGAAAATGTTTTATTTAAAAACGTAAGCTACCATGGTAAAAATGCAAAACCTTCGATCATATTAGGTTATGACGACCAGAGAAAGGTTAAGAACATTGTATTTGAGGACCTGAGGTTAAACGGGGTATTGTTTTCTGATGATATGCCTGGCAAGCCTGCCTGGTTCAAGACTTCCGATATGGCCGGCATGTTTGTCGGCGATCATGTTGACGGTGTGATTTTTCGCAGGACCGGAAAGTAG